The Deltaproteobacteria bacterium genomic sequence TGGCTTCGGCTGTTGTTTCGAAGCACTCGATCTCATTATGCCGTATCGTGAACTGCGTCTGCTGTGGGTCGCCATTCGCCGTATTGAACACAATGCCGTTTGTTCGCGCAGCATCATTGGCCTGAATGCTGTTGTCCTCGATCGTCAGCGAGAGACCCGCCTTTGGTGTCAACACCGGGACCATCCCGCCGATGGCAACTGTATCGCCCATCGTACCCTTCGGTTTTTCCGCAGAGATCCGGTTGCCGCGCAGCACGATCGTCGCCGTTTGGTTCGGCTCAATGCAAATCGCACAGAGGTTGGGCGTCAACTCGCTGCTGACCTGGATCTTGCTGTCCTTGATCGTCGCGCTGCCCCGCAGTCGCAACCCTTGTGTCATGATGATGCCTGCCATCGAGGTTTGCTGCAGAACGAACTCAATGCCCTGGATATGATTCGCGCGGCTCCCCGCTTGGATTTCGATGAATGATGTTTTCCCGATGGCTCCGCTCACGCGGGTCGGATGTTGCTTCAGATCCGACGTCAGCGTGGTCGTCATCTGCGTGACCGCGTAGTCGAAACCGCCATACAGCGCCAATCCATTGGCTAACGTGAAACTCGATAGCGTGTATTCGCCCGCGAGCAGAAAGACCTTCTTGTCCTTTGCTGCGGCGGCCTGGAGGGCTGTGCTGAGTTGCAATGGGCTGAACGGATGCGCCAGCGTGCCATTGCTCCCCTGGGCGCCGCCATTCGGCGACACCCAGACGATACCGGGATCGCACAGATCGCCGATCGCGTTGTCGTCCACGTCGAGTTGATTGGCATTGACCACGAGCAGGCAATTGTCGCGCGTGTCGGAGACGCCGTCGTTGTCGTCGTCCAAATCGCACGGATTGCCGTGCGCGTCGCCGTCGGTGTCTCCCTGGTTGGCATTCGGTACGCTCGGGCAATTATCGTTCCCGTCCGCAATGCCATCGCCGTCGCCGTCTTGCTCACAGACGTTACCGGTTCCGTTCCCGTCGCCGTCCAATTGTTCGGCATTCGCCACCAGCGGACAGTTGTCGCTCGCATTCGCGACGCTATCGCCGTCGGTGTCGTCGTCGCAGGCGTCTCCCTGGCCATCCTGATCGAGGTCGTTTTGGTTCGGGTCCGCCTTCGCGATGCAGACGTCGGTGGCATCAGGCACGCCGTCGGCGTCGCTATCGGCTGGCGGCGGTGGTGGCAGGATAATGTCTCCGCCGTCCGGCGGTGGGGTGGTATCGGTGGGCTCACCGGGACCCGCGAGACCTCCGCCACTCGATCCCCCTCCATCGCCGGTTCCTGTGGAGCCAGGCGCTGTCGTCGTGAGCGGCGGAGGAACCGTGTCCGGTGGCGGGGATGGGGTGGTCGCCGCCGGCGGCGGCTGATCCCCATTGAGTGGCGAACCGGGCGTCTCTACCGTCGGCGGTTTCTGATTCCCTGTCGGATTCGTCGCCGACTCCCCGCCGCCCAGTGCCGGCGGCTCAGTTGCCGGAGTATCGTCATTGCAGGCCGCCGTAAGCAGCAGTGGGAGCAGCGCTCCCACGACCAAGTAGATATGTCTCATTTGGATCTCCTCTAGGTGCAACCCCGAACCAGTATGCCAATTTCAACCGCCCCGGAGAGAGAAAAATCGCGGCTCTGCCGTTATGCCAGTGGCGTCCGTTTGGAGGCGCGGATGACGCGATCGCGCGTGACGAGTTTAATCCGATGGGCGAGACTCGTCGCCGCAATGATTTCGTCCGCCGGGTCGCCACGAAAATCGAGACGCTTGATGGCCTGGCAGACCTCCAACGACAGCGGCCAGACGTGAATCCCTGAGAGGGTGCGAATGACGAACGGATCATCGAGATCGATTTCGATGCGACCGAGTTGTGCAAGTTTGGCAATCTCCCAGAGGACAATCGCCGAAATACTCCAGGGATTGGCGATCAGCAACTTGCGCTCGCGCGGGGTCAGTTCGCCGCGCAGCGCGAAGAGCAGGATGTGCGTATCAAGATTCAGCATGCCAGCGCTGCTGCGTCGAGAAGATCTCGTCGTGAATCGTGAGTTTCGTCTTGAGACTCCCGATCAATTGGGCATTGGCCGTCGCGATGGGAAGCAGCCGAGCGACGGGTTGTCCATGCTTCGTAATCACCAGTCCCTCCGGTTCCAGTCGATCCAGCACGGCCAAACATCGTGCCTTGAACTCCGCTGCGCCCATGTGTTTCATGAATTCATCGTACACGCGGCGGCACGTCGCGTCTAGTCATAAAGTATGACCAGGTCGGCGCTGAGCCGCGTATCCGAACCTGTGTGGGTGAAATGACCTGCCATGCTATTCGCCCAGGTTGCACTGGGCGGCCTTCGGGCCCCCGTCTCATGATGACAATCCGGATGTTCGAATAGTGGAACGTTCACACTCACGACCAGCAACGGGCTGCAATGGCCATCGCCGCCACGATCCCATTCCAATTCCGGCACTTGTACTGCCGCGCCGCCTGCGTCCATTGCATGGCACCGGTCTTGCTGAAGCAAACGGCAACAAGGAGGCAATGCCTATGCAACGAGTGCAATCGTGGTGGCGGTGCGGTGGGGTGTTCATCATCGTCGGTTGGTTGGCTGCGTGCGGCGGCGGTGGGGCGGCCGGGGAAGCCGCGCCGGCGGCGGACCCTCCCGTGGCGGCGAATGAAACCGCAGAGGAGGCCGCTACGCTGACTCCTCCCGGTGTCATCGGTGGGACAGTGCTCGATGCCGCGACGCACACCGGGATCTCCGGCGCGTGGGCGAAGGTCTATGTGGGCACAGAGGTGCTGAAAGGGACGAGTACTGCAGACGATCCGGCGACTGCCGATGTCAATGAGGCTGGAGAGCTTTCCCTCGCCGCAGTCCCGGCCGGGCAACATCGCGTCCAGATCGGTGCCGACGGATATGCCACGTACGAAGGACTTGTCTCCGTGCAGCCGTCCACGGTGCCCTATTACGTTACGCTCGGCACCAACGGCGAAGTGACGCTGCAAACCACCTGCGACGTGACCGTCGTCGTTGCCAGCGAGGGCGCCGTATTGAACGACGCCACGGTCTTCGCCGTCGCGCCCGGATGGGTGGAAATCAGTGGCGCAACGGATGCCGAGGGAAAGGCCGTATTACAAGGGTTGGCGCTGGATACAGCGTACACGTTGACGGTCCCGGCTTACCAGACGGCCGCAAATGCGGATGTATCGTATGACGTGCAAACCGGCACGAGGTCGTGGCGCTGTACCCGCGATCCGGCGATCGCGACCGTGAATCTCCTCCGTGCAGAAGTGAGCGCATATGTGACGCTGGTGGGAGGGAGTTACGAACGGTATATCGGCAATGGGGGATATTACCCGATGAAAGTGATGGCGCCGGATCTCCCTATCGTCCTGGTGTACAGCCATCCGATAACAATCGACACCGAGTCTGTTACCCTGCAGTACGACGATGGGACGGATTCCGCGTCGGATGCAGGCGCCGTGCGCGTGCGCGTTCCCGTTCACGTCGGTGTCAGCGGAAGCGGGACCGTGGTAACAATCACGCCGGAGCAGGCGATTCCGGCCAATGCGCGCGTACTCCTCGAAGGGTTTGTGGCTTCATTGCGAGATGGTCTTTGGTCCACCACGTATCTCCCCCCGGCCTGGTATGTTTTCGATCCGACCCCGCTGACTGTCGCTGCGGTGACGAGCGATAATCTGAACGGCAAGACGCAGCAACCGGAAGGGAAAGGGAAATTGTGGCTCGAATTTCCGGAGATCGTGCGAGGGTCCGTGATAGTACTTGCCTATACCCAGGAAGGTGCCGAGGAACGGCTCACGAGTCCGGAGACGCACACGCTCGATCAAAGTTGGTCTCCCGATCTCGATTCTGACCAATCCGGCGGCTGTACGCAGGGCGTATGCAATGGCGACGCTCGGCATTATCGTGTCCCGCTATTGCCGAATCTTCAATTCCACGACGACCGCCCCGAGGCGCGCAATACCGTGGAAGTCTTCGTCGATGTTACCGACTACGACGGCCATCGCGTCGCGGAGCGATTGGTGTTGCCGGTGGAGTGAGCGGCAGTGCCTTTTATTCTTCCCGCTCCCCAAAGGTCATGTCGACATTGGGAGTGAGCACCCCAAACTCCCCAGCAGGCGCTCGAGGTTGCGCAGATGAATATAATCGCCGGCGAGGAACGTAGCATGCTGGGCTGGCTGCCCGCATGGTGCTTCCCTCACTCCCCCGCGCGGCGGATGTCGTCGCTGGTGATCATCGAACCTTTGCGGAGCAGTGCGAGTAACGGTTCGCGGAGGGCGCGCAGTTCGGCCGTCGTGCCGCTCCGCACATATTTGGCGACCACGCGTTCCGCGCGAATGGTCCCGGCGGGATAGCCGCCGTAGTACAAGTAGTAGTCCTTACTGGAAAGGTGCGGCTTGGCCGCCCACTCGCCGTAGAGCAATCCGGGGGGCGGTTCGACGAACAACACCTCGCGCACCCACCGATTCCACATCCCCAGGCGCTCTTCCAACGGCCACGCGGTGCCGTCATCGCGCCGATCGCGGTAGAGCAGGATTTCCTGCATCGCGATCATAAACAGGCGGCGCGTCTGCCACACTTCAGCCACGCGCTGCACTTTCGCCCGTGCTTCGAGGTAGGGACGTGTGAAGCCGGGATATTGACCGAGGATCCGCGTCGCAATCTCCGGATGGTTCAGTAAATGTTGCAACGCCATCGCGGCCCCTTCCGGGAAATCTTGTGGGCCGCCCCACAGATCTTTCACGACGAGAAATTCGCCGCCGCGCTGTTGGGCGGCCTGGAAGTGAATGCCGTGGAGATATTCGTGGATCAGGGTCGCGAGCTCTTCCACGCTGACGCCGCGATCATCCAGATTCATGATGATGTACGAAAGGTCTTTATCGGCCGGCAGTGCCTCGCCGAGCGTGCCTTGCTTGTTGGGACGCTTCGCGGCATCGAGCACGATCCCGTTCCACGGCGCGGCGTCGAGATCGATTCCAAGCTCCGCATAAAACGCCTTCACGGCCGCAAGGGCCTGCGGCGCGGTCAGCCGCGGCTCCGTCGTGACGCCGCCGAACTGCTGTGTCCAAGTCTCGTCGAGAAACTCCACGTCGTGGATCATGACCGTCTCGCCGGCCGTCGGATTTAATTTGCGTTGCGCCTGTTGCAGCATGGCGACGTACGCGCGGGCCTCCGGCTCCGAGTCTTTGAAATAGCGCTCCGCGAGGGCGAAGAATTCCTTGGCGTCGTATCCGAAGCGATCCCGATAGACGACGTCGGCATAGTTGCCGAGTCCATACTTCGCCGTGATCGCGTTCAAGTAATCCGCAGACGCGAAGAGGTGATCCGGTTCACGATACAGCGCGCCGTAATGGGTCAAGAAATGGCGATACAGGGCCTCGCGCTGCGCCGGATCTTTTTCCGCGCGCAGTTGTTTGAAGACCTCGCCGCGATTCAGGAACGTCCCGTTCCAACGGAAGTCCTTCATCCGCGCATTAAAACGCTCTTCGATCGCGGTGTGGCGCGCTAAACGGGCGGCGCGGTCGGTGTCGGACAGGCGCAAATCGTTGTCCGCACGCACGCTGAACGCGCGCAACAAGTCGAGCGCGCGCGGATCGTGCGCCGCCATCGCGGACGTCCAGCGCGCGTCGGCGCGCAACGTCTCGAGTGTGCCGTACAGCGGACGCAAGAGATCGCTCCAAACCTTGGCCTCCGACTGTTCCAACAGCGGCTGCTCGGGCGCCAAGCGCTCGTCGATTCGATTCGCCACCGTCGTGGCGTCGACGGCCTCGCGGAAGGCATCGGCGCACAAGGCCATCGAATAAATCAGCCGTGTGCTGTGCGCCACATCGCCGCCGACGCCGGTCGGTTCATTCGTGGCCCAGGCCATCCGCGATTCGTACTGTTTGGTCGCGGCGTTATACGCAGTGTATTGAAAGACCGTCGCCGTTCCGTCGTCCGGTTCCGTGACGCCGATGCCGCCGATCAAAAACCGCGACCCGGCGTCGAATCCGGCGTCGATCACCGAGGCCCTTTTCATCTGATCCGGACTGACGCTGCCATCCGCCGCCATTGGCACGACTAGCAACAACTCGATCCGGCGTGCCGGTCCATCCGTGCGCGGAATCGTGATGGTGCGGAACAACAACCCTTCCGTCGTTTCGGGCCGGCCGTCGGCATCGATGCCGCGCTTGATCCAGGTGTCGTGGATCACGGCCTGCAGATCGCCGAACTGCGGCGGAATGGCGAGCGGTCGTCCGGCTTGCAGATCGCGCAACAGCGTGCGGATGTTAATCCCGGTCGTGGCGATCGGATACAAGCGGTCCGGGTCTGTCTCGGTCGTCGCCGGATCGGTAAACGTGGCCGTCGGCATGGTGCCGCGCGCGTTGAGTACGTCGCGGCGAAAGGTTAAGAGCGCGGGTCCGGCCATGGGTGTCCTCCGGCAGTGTGGTATGGTTGCGAGCGCCCTTCAAAGCAGGCCGCATGCGGGTTGGCAAGGAGAAAGCGCTGTGAAGTCGCGGGGCGTTCCGGCCGACCGTCAGGAGCGGGCGGCCGTAAACACCCGCGCACAACGCCAACCGGCTGCGGTGGGCACTGCAATCGCGAGCAGTGCGTCGGCATGATATAACGCCACGTGCGGCGCCGGCTGTTCCGGCCACTGCAGCGACGCGAGGACGTGTTGTTGTCCCATGCCAAGGGCGCGGGCCGTGGCCGCATCGACCGCGATCCGTGGCCAATGGTCCAATAGCTGATCGAACGGAACGGCGCACGGGAGCGTAGCCAGCGGTTGGTTCGCGGCCAGCGCGGCGGCGATCTGTTCCAGTGTCCATGCTGCCACGCCGTCGAACTTGCCCACACCGACTCGCCGCAGTGCCGTGAGCATCCCGACCGTGCCTAAGGACTGCGCCAAGTCCTGGGCCAACACCCGAATATAAGTGCCCGCACTGCAAGCGACTTGGAAGCGAGCCTCGGGAGCTGAATAGGCAGTAATCGTAAAACCGCTGATCGTGCACGCAACGGGAGCGCGTTCGACCTCCACACCCTGGCGTGCCAAGACGTACAATGGTTGTCCGTCCCGTTTTTTTGCCGAATGCATCGGCGGACGTTGCCAATACGTGTCCCCGACGAATGTATCGGCCGCCGTCTGAATGATGGCTCGCGCCGCCGGCAGCACCGCCGAGGTCCGGATCACCGGATCGGTGCAATCGCCCGACGCGGTGGCCGCGCCGAAGCGGATCACGCCTTCATAGCGCTTCGGGGCCCCGAGAAAATATTCCGCCAGTCGTACTGCCGGGCCCACGAAAATCGGGAGCAATCCCGTGGCGAACGGGTCGAGCGTCCCGGCGTGCCCCAATTTCGGCAGCTCGCGCGGCCGCAGCCCCGTCTGTTGCGCGAAGAGCTGGCGCAAGCGGGCAATGATCGCAAAGGAGGATGGCCCGGCGGGCTTGTCGACCAATAAGACGCCGCAAAAAAATGCGTGATTCATCGAAAAATCGGCCTTTTCATTTTGACAGTCCCCCCGGGTTTTTTTATACTGACCTTGGAGATCATTGCACGCCTTTCGTTCTTTATCACTCGTTCTCTTCGTGCGAATTGGAGTGGACATGCGTCGTC encodes the following:
- a CDS encoding thrombospondin type 3 repeat-containing protein; protein product: MRHIYLVVGALLPLLLTAACNDDTPATEPPALGGGESATNPTGNQKPPTVETPGSPLNGDQPPPAATTPSPPPDTVPPPLTTTAPGSTGTGDGGGSSGGGLAGPGEPTDTTPPPDGGDIILPPPPPADSDADGVPDATDVCIAKADPNQNDLDQDGQGDACDDDTDGDSVANASDNCPLVANAEQLDGDGNGTGNVCEQDGDGDGIADGNDNCPSVPNANQGDTDGDAHGNPCDLDDDNDGVSDTRDNCLLVVNANQLDVDDNAIGDLCDPGIVWVSPNGGAQGSNGTLAHPFSPLQLSTALQAAAAKDKKVFLLAGEYTLSSFTLANGLALYGGFDYAVTQMTTTLTSDLKQHPTRVSGAIGKTSFIEIQAGSRANHIQGIEFVLQQTSMAGIIMTQGLRLRGSATIKDSKIQVSSELTPNLCAICIEPNQTATIVLRGNRISAEKPKGTMGDTVAIGGMVPVLTPKAGLSLTIEDNSIQANDAARTNGIVFNTANGDPQQTQFTIRHNEIECFETTAEATGLYLAGSGSAPIALAHVERNAIMASSNGNATAVRFQSITDLRLATNGIAAGGLGANVLNLTGLQIENTVQARIYSNTVRVENGDTVVGLAIKTNQSPWVEAANNIVSVIGGVESTVGMMVGLSESTVAVRRNLIFASGTKAHAYFDMNTGLEAETDTQLAGWAIVPDPNSPSIYNQDPLFDPEMPFRLQPTSPAIHQGYDLMQLQPSWGPVRLNVDLLGERRLAPFDIGAIETVP
- a CDS encoding type II toxin-antitoxin system VapC family toxin, with amino-acid sequence MLNLDTHILLFALRGELTPRERKLLIANPWSISAIVLWEIAKLAQLGRIEIDLDDPFVIRTLSGIHVWPLSLEVCQAIKRLDFRGDPADEIIAATSLAHRIKLVTRDRVIRASKRTPLA
- a CDS encoding type II toxin-antitoxin system prevent-host-death family antitoxin; amino-acid sequence: MKHMGAAEFKARCLAVLDRLEPEGLVITKHGQPVARLLPIATANAQLIGSLKTKLTIHDEIFSTQQRWHAES
- the truB gene encoding tRNA pseudouridine(55) synthase TruB, whose translation is MNHAFFCGVLLVDKPAGPSSFAIIARLRQLFAQQTGLRPRELPKLGHAGTLDPFATGLLPIFVGPAVRLAEYFLGAPKRYEGVIRFGAATASGDCTDPVIRTSAVLPAARAIIQTAADTFVGDTYWQRPPMHSAKKRDGQPLYVLARQGVEVERAPVACTISGFTITAYSAPEARFQVACSAGTYIRVLAQDLAQSLGTVGMLTALRRVGVGKFDGVAAWTLEQIAAALAANQPLATLPCAVPFDQLLDHWPRIAVDAATARALGMGQQHVLASLQWPEQPAPHVALYHADALLAIAVPTAAGWRCARVFTAARS